ATGACATTAGTCCAGAGACTGGCAGCGTCCTTTCGGGGCTGTGCAGTTGGTCCACGCACATTCTATAAACTTTGAGTGTCTTCGGGCCTATCCTATGCACAATTGGCTCGGCTTCATTATTCTACTCGGTAGAATATGAATCATATTCTCTCCCGAAGAGGAGCCACATCGACGACAACAGATGTAGATATAAAGACAGTCTGCACGTTAATCTTCATCACGTAAACGACATGTATTTTGTTCTTTGTATTAGTGGAACGTTGCGAGGGTTGGTGAAGAATAAATCTCAGAGCAATGTGACCACTAGAAGCAATGGAAGCAAAGGACGTGCCAACCGCTGGTCTAGAAAGGACGACTACTATATGGAGGAAGTCAAGGAAATAGAGAACCCTCCCAAAACACAATCAGGCAAAATAACGAATAACTTTTAACTTTATTTAAAAATCAATTTATTATTcaaaattaatatttaaaagaTGGCAAATTTTAAATTCTTTTTCTAGAGATGTCAATACAATACTATTATATTATCTTACAAGATCCATTTGTATTTCTTTAAAAGAAAGAAATTTCCTATCACTATTTGAAATTCTTTCAccttacaaaatatttaagccTTAAAGATGCCTCCCTTAGTATAGGGATTCTGGTTCCATGATCTCGTAGGTGGCCAGCGGCAGCACCTCGTTACCAAAGTAGTTGGCTCCGCCGGGTGCAATGTCCGGCTCCGGCACATCGTAGATGCGCTGGAGGAAGGGACTTCGCGAGAGCATCATCTTGGGATTGATGTAGGAGTGCAGCTTCATGGAGAAGTCCTTCTTGGCCTGTCGCCTCCATGGGGAGATCTGTTGCTCCAGCAGCTCGTTGCCCAGACTCTCGCGCTCCGCCGGCAGGGAGGTGACCTCGTTATAGACCGGAGATCGTGACCTGGGCCGAGCCGCGACCAGGAGGAGCAGCGTGACAACGATGAGGACGAGGAGTAAAAGTTTAACGTTCGACATCTTGACTGCTTGGCAGCTGGGATTGGAATGTGATGGTTGAGGCATGGCCCAGTGGAATATAAAGGATGTTTAGGTAGTGCGCAACCGATTTCCCCTAAGTGTTTTCTAATGATGCAAgtccaaaggctgctacatGCAGCTACCTGATGATTACCTCTGTAGTTTATGACCAGTGATTCCATTCTCCTTTGGTTATCCCACTCCGGGCGCACTCACTTTGCCCATCCACCACATCAATCTGGGTCTAGGCGGCAGGCATCCCGAGGCAGGCGGAGAGTCACTTAAAGTCGGCGACTCCACTCAAGGCATCAAGATCGCTGGGACGGGACTGCCGACTGCCGACTGTGGACTGCGATGCCATTTCATGTTAATCAAACAACGAAATCCATCAACAGGTGACACACCGCAGTACGGGCCAAGTGGGCGGCGGATCTGTGGGGCAGAGTGGGGATTGTGGCTATAGGGGAGCCACGACATCTACCAGACATGTCAGTGCGATAATGGTGCTCTTTCTGCCTCTGTATCTACGAGTGTGTGCGGTGTGCTGTGTGTGAGAGTATCTAAAACAACTTCATTCACAAAAATCAGACcaagtaacaaaaaaaaaaaagaagcgaAAAAGCCCGAGAACGAAGCAAAGCATCTGTAAAAAGGAAGCTGGGCCATTAAAAATATCTTGTGTATGCCAAAAGCGAGGCAGATAGCAGCCAGTCACAAGACACATCCCGAGTTGAGGCAGGCTCACGGGCAGAggcaatggcagtggcagtggcagtggtagTGGAGGTTGTGGCATCCACAGAGGCTACTTGGTAGCTGCATCATCATCAGAAGCTGCTGCACCTGCGGGGGCGGTGATGGGGGGGGGGCGGGACCGGGACAGGTCGCCGGCTAGTGGGCAGCCAGGGGGGCAGCAGCCACAGAAATAGCCAAGAAACATACGCCTAATGCCACAGTCATCGACATCCGCCATTTAGCT
The sequence above is a segment of the Drosophila miranda strain MSH22 chromosome 4, D.miranda_PacBio2.1, whole genome shotgun sequence genome. Coding sequences within it:
- the LOC108161376 gene encoding uncharacterized protein LOC108161376, whose protein sequence is MSNVKLLLLVLIVVTLLLLVAARPRSRSPVYNEVTSLPAERESLGNELLEQQISPWRRQAKKDFSMKLHSYINPKMMLSRSPFLQRIYDVPEPDIAPGGANYFGNEVLPLATYEIMEPESLY